The proteins below are encoded in one region of Levilactobacillus namurensis:
- a CDS encoding 1,4-dihydroxy-2-naphthoate polyprenyltransferase — protein MTLNVFLELVEIKAKIASVWPFLLGLLFVAHNFQHLNWGVDGLFFIAMLLFNMAVDINDNYQDYTRADDTQAAEWKRHTNVIGVHHLSVRGIFALMASFAGVAGVIGLYLVWLTGWPLLVMGIFCFLVGYLYAGGPQPLSGTPTGEFFAGFTMGFMIMAITVYLNLYQTSALTLTLWLRVLLASGIAMAAIAALLLANNICDAQEDLNLNRKTIVYYLGVQRALWLFAGFYVLGYLALIASVVLGDLPVWTLLALVSVFPVVRNVRGLFRVQVKKETFILAVRNLGILALTTTLAEALGMLLA, from the coding sequence GTGACACTGAACGTGTTCTTAGAATTAGTAGAAATCAAGGCCAAAATTGCGTCCGTTTGGCCGTTCTTGTTGGGGCTGCTCTTCGTGGCCCATAACTTCCAGCACCTCAATTGGGGCGTGGACGGGTTATTCTTCATCGCCATGTTGCTCTTCAACATGGCCGTTGACATCAACGACAATTACCAGGACTACACCCGCGCCGACGACACGCAAGCGGCCGAGTGGAAACGCCACACCAACGTGATCGGCGTCCACCACCTCAGCGTGCGGGGCATCTTCGCGTTGATGGCCAGTTTCGCCGGAGTCGCCGGTGTAATCGGGTTATACCTGGTCTGGCTGACCGGGTGGCCGTTATTGGTCATGGGCATCTTTTGCTTTCTGGTAGGGTACCTCTACGCGGGCGGCCCGCAGCCGCTGTCCGGCACGCCGACCGGGGAGTTCTTCGCCGGCTTCACCATGGGGTTCATGATCATGGCCATCACGGTCTACCTGAACCTCTACCAGACCAGCGCACTGACCCTGACACTGTGGCTACGGGTCTTATTGGCTTCGGGGATCGCGATGGCGGCCATCGCCGCGTTATTGCTGGCCAATAACATCTGTGACGCCCAAGAAGACCTGAACCTGAACCGGAAGACCATCGTCTATTATCTGGGCGTCCAGCGCGCGTTATGGCTGTTTGCGGGCTTCTACGTTTTAGGCTACCTGGCCCTGATCGCCAGCGTGGTCCTAGGCGACCTGCCGGTGTGGACCTTGTTGGCGTTAGTTAGTGTCTTTCCCGTGGTGCGCAACGTCCGCGGCCTGTTCCGGGTCCAAGTCAAAAAGGAAACGTTCATTCTAGCGGTCCGCAACCTGGGGATCCTGGCGCTGACCACCACGCTTGCGGAGGCGCTGGGGATGCTTCTAGCTTAA
- a CDS encoding polyprenyl synthetase family protein — MDRQLWRQFPQVEPELNALQPYLLDAVNLTNRPIHNKIVALMASGGKFLRPGYFYLFAAFGQPTSPAALRAGAAALEILHVGTLIHDDVIDQSPTRRGVRTIQMKYGQKNAIYAGDFMFTVYFDQVLKSTHDVALIQAHIDAMHKILTGELGQMALNYQEDAPLDAYLSEIAGKTAELFALACYQGAVLTHAPQSVQANARAIGVAIGSAYQMLDDILDYAGDPKKTKKPILEDLRSGVYSLPLLLALPQARAEFHHYLKKKQAMTAEDIQAVRDLVTQYHGVAAAQKLATEWTNKALALIAQLPNVPARADLARLTGMLLRRDH, encoded by the coding sequence ATGGATCGACAACTTTGGCGGCAATTCCCGCAGGTTGAGCCAGAACTCAACGCGTTACAGCCCTATCTGCTGGATGCGGTAAACCTGACCAACCGACCTATTCACAATAAAATAGTAGCCTTAATGGCCTCCGGCGGCAAGTTCTTACGTCCCGGATACTTTTACTTATTTGCGGCCTTTGGTCAACCGACCTCCCCGGCGGCCTTGCGCGCGGGGGCGGCGGCTCTAGAGATTCTGCACGTGGGGACCTTGATTCACGACGACGTGATCGACCAGTCCCCCACCCGCCGCGGGGTGCGGACGATTCAGATGAAATACGGGCAGAAGAACGCGATTTACGCCGGCGACTTCATGTTCACGGTCTACTTCGACCAGGTCTTGAAGTCGACCCACGACGTCGCCTTGATTCAGGCCCACATCGACGCGATGCACAAGATTTTAACCGGTGAATTGGGTCAAATGGCGCTGAATTACCAAGAGGACGCGCCGCTGGACGCCTATCTAAGCGAGATTGCGGGCAAGACGGCCGAACTGTTCGCGCTGGCCTGCTACCAGGGGGCGGTGTTGACCCACGCCCCCCAGAGCGTTCAGGCCAACGCCCGGGCCATCGGGGTGGCCATCGGAAGCGCCTACCAGATGCTAGACGACATCTTGGACTACGCGGGCGACCCTAAAAAGACCAAGAAGCCAATTCTGGAAGACTTGCGCTCCGGGGTCTACTCACTGCCGCTGTTGCTGGCACTGCCCCAGGCTAGAGCGGAGTTCCACCACTACTTAAAGAAAAAACAGGCCATGACCGCCGAAGATATTCAAGCGGTCCGAGACCTGGTCACCCAATACCACGGCGTCGCCGCCGCACAAAAACTCGCCACCGAATGGACCAACAAGGCACTGGCTTTAATCGCCCAGTTGCCCAACGTCCCGGCCCGGGCGGATTTGGCGCGGTTGACGGGGATGTTGTTGAGGCGGGATCATTAA